A stretch of the Equus caballus isolate H_3958 breed thoroughbred chromosome X, TB-T2T, whole genome shotgun sequence genome encodes the following:
- the MAGEB17 gene encoding melanoma-associated antigen B17 has translation MPRGQKSKLRARERRRQARAEDQGFGGAQATAAVEEESSSSSLPVSGGTPSSSPAAGTPQKSQRAQTASSSAAATFCTSSDESAHEENASSSQAPPSSESSCKDPLIRKTGELVKFLLYKYKIKEPITKAEMLKIVNNKYKKHFPEILQRTTEHLELVFGLDLKEVNPSGRCYALVSKLDLSDEGGLSGSTGFPKNGLLMPLLGMIFMNGNRTTEEEMWKFLNLLGVYEGRRHFIFGEPRKLITQDLVEQKYLEYRLVPNSDPPCYEFLWGPRAHDETSKMKVLEFWAKVNHSAPSSFQAQYEEALRDEEERARARAAARAAASARIRSRAMAGRPSQP, from the coding sequence ATGCCTCGTGGTCAGAAGAGTAAGCTCCGTGCCCGTGAGAGACGCCGCCAGGCCCGGGCTGAGGACCAGGGTTTCGGGGGTGCTCAGGCCACTGCAGCAGTGGAAGAAgagtcctcctcttcctccttgcctGTTTCTGGGGGTACTCCCTCGAGCTCCCCTGCTGCAGGCACTCCCCAGAAGTCTCAGAGAGCCCAAACCGCCAGCTCTTCTGCTGCAGCCACTTTCTGCACAAGTTCTGATGAAAGCGCCCACGAGGAAAATGCAAGTtcctcccaggccccaccctcctCTGAGAGCTCGTGCAAAGATCCTCTGATCAGGAAGACAGGCGAGTTGGTGAAGTTTCTGCTGTACAAGTATAAAATTAAAGAGCCCATTACAAAGGCAGAGATGCTGAAGATTGTCAACAACAAGTACAAGAAGCACTTCCCAGAAATCCTCCAGAGAACCACCGAGCACTTGGAGCTGGTCTTTGGCCTTGACCTGAAGGAAGTCAACCCCAGTGGTCGCTGTTACGCCCTTGTCAGCAAACTAGACCTTTCTGATGAAGGGGGTCTGAGTGGTTCCACGGGCTTCCCCAAGAATGGGCTCCTGATGCCTCTCCTGGGCATGATCTTCATGAATGGCAACCGCACCACCGAGGAGGAGATGTGGAAATTCCTGAATCTCTTAGGAGTCTATGAAGGGAGGAGGCACTTCATCTTTGGGGAGCCCAGGAAGCTCATCACCCAAGATTTGGTGGAGCAGAAGTACCTGGAGTACCGGCTGGTGCCCAACAGTGATCCTCCATGCTACGAATTCCTGTGGGGTCCAAGAGCCCATGATGAAACCAGTAAGATGAAAGTCCTGGAGTTTTGGGCCAAAGTCAATCATAGTGCCCCCAGTTCCTTCCAGGCCCAGTACGAGGAGGCtttgagagatgaggaagagCGAGCTCGAGCCAGAGCTGCAGCCAGGGCTGCTGCCAGTGCCAGGATCCGCTCCAGGGCCATGGCAGGCAGACCCTCCCAGCCTTAG